The following proteins come from a genomic window of Pichia kudriavzevii chromosome 1, complete sequence:
- a CDS encoding uncharacterized protein (PKUD0A04200; Pfam Domains: F-box(5.9e-10)), whose product MSVLYDDIFEGLIDGIHAFESGLVNAALYILEDTLIKTDQFYEENGIHHESRINIQMQLAKVYIWLRQFQKAVDILKSALESSPENVPVLYRLFLLYSDAYPNEKMALKVYLRAESVMKENGSLDCNHRIYKNFVTRGEKIKCKRQSFFMFKDDTEEIDKQNLMKQLPIEILSNIFSMLDPKSLINLLLTCKGWRSTILESPHLIGAFTLSRDITFKKLQSYLRLFDQKVSTSEIILDKLSIAFNSRDELPLMKLLLSSGLRSKSLNIEIREAIQPQICTLIKESKPLLFTQQTHLSITIEKEAQSISFVDNILPMMTNLQTLYISFRNLSSPKQKSSSPLIDLPRLRFLNIKNEGKHDQVERFVSALTIHNVESLTIDTRSTNIFLKCIRTANKLKHLKMRMIPIELFLYDFMIEGRPGYERVKELETLEFDTCPSSVDHIFGPRVQFKEFNNLRVLKFRNSQITVTTIEAFFKTCKKSLKELDVLEKSLLSYKGSNTNNNGTFSLKNVLETCTGLEELHITDNKINSSNFTQIAFDIAMLTRPMKLNCLELSNSSIPSSSYIVLFLSIKTKLTIKRMIIHQQNPDVQLISFSEELKRSKVVGEFCFI is encoded by the coding sequence ATGTCTGTTTTATACGATGATATATTTGAGGGTCTAATAGACGGGATTCACGCCTTTGAGTCTGGATTGGTCAATGCTGCTTTATATATCTTAGAAGACACCTTAATTAAGACAGACCAATTTTATGAGGAAAATGGTATTCACCATGAGAGCCgaataaatatacaaatgCAACTGGCCAAAGTATATATATGGCTGAGACAGTTTCAGAAGGCTGTTGATATCTTAAAATCGGCTTTAGAATCATCGCCCGAAAACGTTCCTGTATTATACCGGTTATTTCTATTATATTCAGATGCTTATCCCAACGAGAAGATGGCACTAAAGGTCTACTTACGGGCCGAGTCAGTTATGAAGGAAAATGGATCGTTGGATTGTAATCACAGGATCTATAAGAATTTTGTGACAAGGggtgaaaaaatcaaatgcaAGAGGCAATCGTTTTTTATGTTCAAGGATGAcactgaagaaattgataaacagaatttgatgaaacaaCTACCTATTGAGATATTAtcgaatattttttcaatgctGGATCCCAAGAGtttgatcaatttgttACTAACATGTAAAGGATGGAGGTCCACAATTCTTGAATCCCCACATCTAATTGGAGCTTTTACGCTTAGTAGAGATATAACatttaaaaaattacaGTCGTATTTGAGATTATTTGATCAAAAGGTATCCACTTCAGAAATCATCTTAGATAAACTTTCTATTGCATTCAATTCACGTGATGAACTTCCCCTGATGAAATTGCTGCTTTCTTCTGGCCTGAGGTCGAAGAGCttaaatattgaaataagAGAAGCTATACAACCTCAAATTTGCACATTGATTAAGGAATCGAAACCTTTACTCTTCACGCAACAGACCCATTTATCGATTACTATCGAAAAAGAGGCCCAATCGATCTCAtttgttgataatattTTACCTATGATGACAAATTTACAAACGCTCTATATATCCTTCAGAAACCTTTCTTCCCCCAAACAAAAGTCTTCGTCTCCACTGATTGATCTACCAAGGTTGCGATTCTTAAATATAAAGAATGAGGGAAAGCACGACCAGGTGGAAAGATTCGTGTCTGCCCTAACAATACACAATGTTGAGTCATTAACTATTGATACACGTTCAACGAACATATTTTTAAAATGCATTCGAACGGCaaataaattgaaacatttgaaaatgcgGATGATTCCAATCGAATTGTTTTTATATGATTTCATGATTGAAGGCCGGCCAGGATACGAAAGAGTTAAGGAGTTGGAAACACTCGAGTTTGATACTTGCCCTTCCAGTGTGGATCATATATTTGGACCGAGGGTACAATTCAAggaattcaacaatttaAGAGTCCTTAAGTTCAGAAATTCTCAAATTACGGTAACTACCATTGAAGCTTTCTTCAAGACGTGCAAGAAAAGTTTAAAGGAGTTGGACGTCTTGGAGAAATCATTGCTTTCGTACAAGGGCTCCAATACAAACAACAACGGGACGTttagtttgaaaaatgtcttGGAAACTTGTACTGGTCTGGAGGAGCTCCATATAACCGacaataaaatcaatagtTCCAATTTCACGCAAATAGCTTTTGATATTGCCATGTTAACGAGACCAATGAAGTTGAACTGCTTGGAGTTGTCAAATTCTTCTATTCCATCATCTTCGTATATTGTGCTGTTCTTATCAATCAAGACTAAACTAACTATCAAAAGAATGATTATACATCAGCAAAACCCCGATGTTCAACTAATATCATTCAGTGaggaattgaaaagaagtAAGGTGGTAGGTGagttttgtttcatttAA
- a CDS encoding uncharacterized protein (PKUD0A04210; similar to Saccharomyces cerevisiae YDR088C (SLU7); ancestral locus Anc_8.222), with translation MNRDRKAAANKGPPNKRTYVNSETGRKVNDYIPKFISSTPWYYENEALKVDSQSRKRKSDDEMYRLIADKSVDRLKHQRLDPEGKVVPYNEAKSGSDIVDEFVAICDDDGEDQVDRCSDGIANDKTDDNDNNDNKNKSRKEDTSSLRRKVREWKKKGRCGNCGGKHQKSECFEKPHSISYIYRNDGDNNRQDKRGVTYVKKEAKDWDEVKDRWRGVDINEEYGEIVDNLKKKEERLLSKFVEDNQDADRNDKDTIVKAIMKDNPLALDPNDKIITRSLEDKPRYLEVIKTGEELRYNPKSRVYKDLKEGYLNERGQFVRYLTGEAAEFEKLKKFAKSVQSEQQKKWRQDSENTEKVVNPEYATEISPTAAMLKMKEKEEKDKLVKKAKKKALLEKYGAL, from the coding sequence ATGAACAGGGATCGAAAGGCCGCGGCAAATAAGGGGCCTCCCAACAAGAGAACATATGTCAATTCGGAGACGGGGAGGAAAGTGAATGACTACATTCCGAAATTCATTTCAAGCACGCCGTGGTACTACGAGAATGAAGCATTGAAGGTCGATTCCCAGAGTAGAAAGAGGAAGAGCGACGATGAAATGTACCGTCTAATAGCCGACAAGAGTGTCGATCGATTGAAGCATCAAAGACTCGATCCAGAAGGTAAAGTTGTTCCTTATAATGAAGCCAAGAGCGGTTCggacattgttgatgagTTTGTGGCTATATGTGATGACGATGGCGAGGATCAAGTGGATCGTTGTAGCGATGGTATTGCTAATGATAAGActgatgataatgataataatgataacaaaaacaaaagcCGAAAAGAAGACACGTCTTCATTGAGAAGGAAAGTCCGAGAgtggaaaaagaagggtAGATGTGGAAACTGCGGGGGTAAGCATCAGAAGTCTGAATGTTTTGAGAAACCTCACTCAATTTCATATATTTACCGTAACGATGGAGATAACAATAGGCAGGACAAGAGGGGGGTCACTTATGTTAAAAAGGAAGCTAAAGATTGGGATGAGGTGAAGGACAGATGGCGTGGGGTCGATATCAATGAAGAGTATGgagaaattgttgataacttgaagaaaaaagaggaaaggCTTTTATCGAAATTTGTCGAAGATAACCAAGATGCAGATAGAAACGATAAGGACACAATTGTCAAGGCCATAATGAAAGATAACCCTTTGGCATTGGATCCCAACGATAAAATCATAACAAGGTCGTTAGAGGATAAGCCTAGATATTTGGAAGTCATCAAGACCGGAGAAGAATTGAGGTATAATCCTAAATCTAGAGTTTATAAGGATCTAAAGGAAGGTTATCTCAATGAGAGGGGGCAATTTGTGCGGTACCTTACCGGTGAGGCGGCGGAGTTtgagaaactgaaaaagTTTGCCAAAAGTGTACAATCGGAACAGCAAAAGAAATGGCGACAGGATTCTGAAAACACTGAGAAAGTTGTAAATCCCGAGTATGCTACAGAAATTTCTCCTACCGCAGccatgttgaagatgaaggaaaaagaggaaaaagaTAAACTCGTAAAGAAGgcaaaaaagaaagcatTGTTAGAAAAATATGGAGCTTTATAG